The Pseudofrankia inefficax genome window below encodes:
- a CDS encoding acetamidase/formamidase family protein: MALQPGKGKVDGKHYLPSTPETVRWGELPTARTRPVLTVDSGSTVTIDTVSQEGILEDQGRDPDAFFGRHGVTSSEVLDDARAIAASGIPHRFGVDGPHVVTGPVYVRGAEPGDVLRVEILSLLPRARYGMISNRHGQGLLAGEFPEGPTPDQDADARHWQGFRTVGSFCAVERRRGKLFGVLDAVAGGARVRFPLNPFIGIMAVAVDLGGEPGGDAGADQEAGTATVPSTSVGLHGGALDCRDLGMGARLYLPVQAPGALFAVGDPHYAAGDGKIGLTALEGPLRATVRLSALREPAARAALGSLREPFVETEASWLTLGLDVDATEAIRRAARSAVLFLSSRLSLDRASALAYLSAAADFGISQLVNGVQTAYCRIRRSDFTEPPPPRPRLPRAALGRLVGTGDDVAGYDGAGYDLLDGSGPDGLGIEGDADDEVLDRAARAQDDGDAPREDDRVGLPRAAVRRKKSNGPAPLAAGADERGGGASDHRGDAGPRGQDEPDEPERHTAGPDGGSAAPAPRVADEVPGSLPRQVTSGASRRPLRRSETPTPPATG; this comes from the coding sequence GTGGCACTGCAGCCAGGGAAGGGGAAGGTCGACGGCAAGCACTACCTGCCTTCGACCCCTGAGACGGTGCGGTGGGGGGAACTGCCCACCGCCCGCACCCGACCCGTCCTCACCGTCGACAGCGGGTCGACCGTCACCATCGACACGGTCAGCCAGGAGGGAATCCTGGAGGACCAGGGCCGTGACCCCGACGCGTTCTTCGGCCGGCACGGCGTCACGTCCTCCGAGGTGCTCGACGACGCGCGGGCCATCGCCGCGTCCGGCATCCCGCACCGCTTCGGGGTCGACGGCCCGCACGTCGTGACCGGTCCGGTGTACGTGCGCGGCGCCGAGCCGGGCGACGTGCTGCGGGTCGAGATCCTTTCGCTGCTGCCGCGGGCCCGGTACGGGATGATCTCCAATCGGCACGGGCAGGGCCTGCTCGCCGGCGAGTTCCCCGAGGGCCCGACGCCGGACCAGGACGCCGACGCGCGCCACTGGCAGGGGTTCCGCACCGTCGGCAGCTTCTGCGCGGTCGAGCGCCGCAGGGGCAAGCTGTTCGGCGTGCTCGACGCGGTGGCCGGCGGCGCCAGGGTCCGCTTCCCACTCAACCCGTTCATCGGGATCATGGCGGTCGCCGTCGATCTCGGCGGTGAGCCGGGCGGCGACGCCGGCGCCGACCAGGAGGCCGGCACCGCGACGGTCCCGTCCACGTCGGTGGGGCTGCACGGCGGTGCCCTGGACTGCCGCGACCTCGGTATGGGCGCCCGCCTCTACCTGCCCGTGCAGGCGCCGGGCGCCCTGTTCGCGGTCGGCGACCCGCACTACGCGGCCGGTGACGGCAAGATCGGGCTGACCGCGCTGGAGGGCCCGCTGCGGGCCACCGTCCGGCTCTCCGCGCTGCGGGAGCCGGCGGCCAGGGCGGCGCTCGGGTCGCTGCGGGAGCCGTTCGTCGAGACGGAGGCGTCCTGGCTCACGCTGGGCCTGGACGTCGACGCCACCGAGGCCATCCGGCGGGCGGCCCGCTCGGCGGTGCTGTTCCTGTCCAGCCGGCTGAGCCTGGACCGGGCCTCGGCGCTGGCCTACCTGTCCGCAGCGGCGGACTTCGGGATCAGCCAGCTCGTCAACGGCGTGCAGACCGCCTACTGCCGGATCCGGCGATCGGACTTCACCGAACCGCCGCCGCCCCGGCCGCGGCTGCCGCGGGCCGCGCTGGGCCGGCTGGTCGGCACCGGCGACGACGTCGCCGGTTATGACGGCGCTGGTTACGACCTTCTTGACGGTTCCGGCCCGGACGGCCTCGGGATCGAGGGTGACGCGGACGACGAGGTGCTCGACCGCGCGGCGCGCGCCCAGGACGACGGCGACGCCCCTCGGGAGGATGACCGGGTCGGCCTGCCGCGGGCGGCCGTCCGCCGGAAGAAGAGCAACGGTCCGGCCCCGCTCGCCGCCGGCGCCGACGAGCGGGGTGGCGGCGCGAGCGATCACCGAGGTGACGCCGGGCCGCGCGGCCAGGACGAGCCGGACGAGCCGGAGCGCCACACGGCCGGCCCGGACGGCGGGTCGGCCGCTCCCGCGCCACGCGTCGCCGACGAGGTTCCCGGCTCGCTGCCTCGGCAGGTCACCTCAGGGGCGTCCCGCCGGCCACTGCGCCGCAGCGAGACGCCGACCCCGCCGGCGACGGGCTGA
- a CDS encoding AAA domain-containing protein, translated as METAAAERERFAMLTNRCHRMVRFLHEVAQSQADQVTRVEDNPLALWLAELPGGLSLFEHATAGEVVLEAPAAAVLPSPPPLPDALAGWVVLPEPGDLPSDSPPLRETSARAPDQLRWSGGDPGGWPDGVWPDGIPLRPGGQPVTDGFAEPVRLVDRPEVPEAYQDWLPTWQIWAGRARADADRRTLHGTLHSVAGRLAQEGDGLELVLATGLLSWRAPDGRTLRRHLLTTRLAVEIDPVSSAIRLRVPDGVATRLEDGPLLDGLAVFHEERTNALHERLRARPAAPLGGDDERLLRDWLTVALDVGHDGYHSSWQPSGPPTDRPRIDLAPAIVLRARGQAALLTYYEQMLDALRGDGRPPLGLVQLVETLEADERLAWLAAEGAASPSQLSDDPLFPLPANPEQAHVVARLRHDSGVVVEGPPGTGKTHTIANLVSALLAEGQRVLVTSQKAQALRVLRDKLPESLRRLCVSITDTEGLGTDELTVSVSALAAEKAAYDPGGQARRIDAARKRRDAAVARRDELAAAIQLQRAAEAIGHPASEVAPGWSGTRGAIAARVQRERAEHGWLPRPVPLTDAPLLKDDGPDEAMAGDRGAGTAQSPTGAPPAPPLSAAEATELWALLRAANGPGAASRRPLSAGGPDDADQYGGDDRPDDAWPGDAWPGDAWPDDGLTSVEPGDPDLGPVSLPSVEALERLLERERDTAAEAGAATRSATGSAVRAAAAALGVLDATGLDRLTAAVGTVTRALEGARRTARHAPWLPRALDDALIGRDAAVWAKVTSAASALDEATEALATLGLRAVSLPADVTAAAAAGVVPADPTATPAARLLAVGEALRGHLDDGGNLRRMFRSRAQKDAADLLDGTTVDGLAPTTAELLDLVLARLRAEVAIDAVARAWALAGVMVGFEPRAPLDGPAGDAAAPEARLARLTEAHDALGAIVTVVTARDQIRTLLASLEAEKAARPSQADPAAPSVGAGLVDLSSTDTLHDLVDAVALARLRLAATQAQGEIDRLRSEVLAAAGRPAFPAELRQVAATLAARDLAGYRVARRRLLDAAAARRATARRVDLLGRLTAAHPALAELLVAAAAQPDSPPPAGDATWPRRLARFEAAWSWGLAAGWLADADAAGTGRARDLPDLDAQLDAAEDAVAAATAQLAGAKAWQHCLERMGTRESAALRAYADAVGAGGRSGRHAERYRQAAREAMAIAQTAVPAWVMPIGAVLSTIPAVRDSFDVVIVDEGSQAGLDSLFLLWLAPRVIIVGDDRQCTPPVTLGRGALVAEAGGGGLDHAGPPAGWASDDADELDPIFRRLDALLPDLPAWLRVSFTPRSSLFSLLRTRFGEVIRLREHFRCMPEIIEWSSAMFYRDAPLVPLRQFGADRLPPLRARHVPHGYTTGEGAGLRNPAEAEALVAQVLECAADPRYDGASFGVVVLQGTGQAELIRALLGARLPAAEQLRRRLRVGTPPDFQGDERDVVFLSMVVAPGAPAIALTRQEYQRRFNVAASRARDQVWLFHSAGLEDLDPGDLRHSYLSFVLAHSQADERAVEEPPRLDEVAPDIPHPRFDSLFEQRVFRELTSAGYQVTPQVEVNGRRIDLVVAGGRARLAVECDGDAVETTAQVAHDFARERQLRRAGWPFWRVRQSDFESDPVAALASLWPRLAAAGITPVDGSAPSREDGAPAVGSGPVATAPTAGWRPMALSDQDGLDDDLG; from the coding sequence ATGGAGACGGCGGCGGCTGAGCGGGAACGCTTCGCGATGCTTACCAACCGGTGTCACCGGATGGTGCGGTTCCTGCACGAGGTGGCGCAGTCCCAGGCTGACCAGGTGACGCGGGTCGAGGACAACCCGCTGGCCCTGTGGCTCGCCGAGCTGCCCGGCGGCCTGTCGCTGTTCGAGCACGCGACGGCCGGCGAGGTCGTGCTGGAGGCGCCGGCCGCGGCCGTGCTGCCCTCGCCGCCGCCGCTGCCGGACGCGCTCGCCGGCTGGGTGGTGCTGCCCGAGCCGGGTGACCTCCCGTCCGACTCGCCGCCGCTGCGCGAGACGAGCGCGCGAGCCCCCGACCAGCTGCGCTGGTCCGGCGGGGACCCGGGCGGCTGGCCGGACGGGGTCTGGCCGGACGGCATCCCGCTGCGCCCCGGCGGCCAGCCGGTCACCGACGGGTTCGCCGAGCCGGTCCGCCTGGTCGACCGCCCGGAGGTGCCGGAGGCCTACCAGGACTGGCTGCCGACCTGGCAGATCTGGGCCGGCCGAGCCCGGGCCGACGCCGACAGGCGCACCCTGCACGGCACGCTGCACAGCGTCGCCGGCCGGCTCGCCCAGGAGGGCGACGGGCTGGAGCTGGTGCTCGCCACCGGCCTGCTGTCCTGGCGCGCCCCGGACGGCCGGACGCTGCGGCGCCACCTGCTGACCACCCGGCTGGCCGTCGAGATCGACCCGGTGAGCTCGGCGATCCGGCTGCGCGTCCCGGACGGGGTCGCGACCCGGCTGGAGGACGGCCCGCTGCTCGACGGCCTCGCCGTCTTCCACGAGGAGCGCACCAACGCGCTGCACGAGCGGCTGCGGGCCCGGCCGGCGGCCCCGTTGGGCGGGGACGACGAACGGCTGCTGCGGGACTGGCTGACGGTCGCGCTCGACGTCGGCCACGACGGCTACCACTCGTCCTGGCAGCCGTCCGGGCCGCCGACCGACCGGCCGCGGATCGACCTCGCCCCGGCGATCGTGCTGCGCGCCCGCGGCCAGGCCGCGCTGCTCACCTACTACGAGCAGATGCTCGACGCGCTGCGCGGGGACGGCCGCCCGCCGCTGGGCCTCGTCCAGCTGGTGGAGACGCTGGAGGCCGACGAGCGGCTGGCGTGGCTGGCCGCCGAGGGCGCCGCGAGCCCCAGCCAGCTGTCCGACGATCCGCTGTTCCCGCTGCCGGCGAACCCCGAGCAGGCGCATGTGGTGGCCCGGCTGCGCCACGACAGCGGCGTGGTCGTCGAGGGGCCGCCGGGCACCGGCAAGACCCACACGATCGCCAACCTGGTCTCGGCCCTGCTCGCCGAGGGCCAGCGCGTCCTGGTGACCAGCCAGAAGGCACAGGCGCTGCGGGTGCTGCGCGACAAGCTGCCCGAGTCGCTGCGGCGCCTGTGCGTGTCGATCACCGACACCGAGGGGCTAGGCACCGACGAGCTCACGGTCAGCGTCAGCGCCCTGGCCGCCGAGAAGGCGGCCTACGACCCCGGCGGCCAGGCCCGCCGCATCGACGCCGCCCGCAAGCGCAGGGACGCCGCCGTGGCCCGCCGGGACGAGCTGGCCGCGGCCATCCAGCTCCAGCGAGCCGCCGAGGCGATCGGCCATCCGGCGAGCGAGGTCGCCCCCGGCTGGTCCGGCACCCGCGGCGCGATCGCCGCCAGGGTCCAGCGGGAGCGGGCCGAGCACGGCTGGCTGCCGCGCCCGGTTCCCCTGACGGACGCACCGCTGCTCAAGGACGACGGCCCTGACGAGGCCATGGCGGGCGACCGGGGCGCGGGCACCGCCCAGTCCCCGACCGGCGCCCCACCCGCGCCCCCGTTGAGCGCGGCCGAGGCCACCGAGCTGTGGGCGCTGCTGCGGGCCGCCAACGGGCCCGGCGCCGCGAGCCGGCGGCCCCTGAGCGCCGGCGGTCCGGACGACGCCGACCAGTACGGCGGCGACGACCGGCCCGACGACGCTTGGCCCGGCGACGCTTGGCCCGGCGACGCTTGGCCCGACGACGGCCTGACCAGCGTCGAGCCCGGCGATCCCGACCTCGGCCCGGTGTCCCTGCCCAGCGTCGAGGCCCTCGAACGGCTGCTGGAACGCGAGCGGGACACGGCGGCGGAGGCGGGAGCGGCCACCCGCTCCGCGACGGGATCGGCCGTCCGCGCGGCCGCCGCCGCGCTGGGCGTCCTTGACGCGACCGGCCTGGACCGGCTCACGGCCGCGGTGGGCACCGTCACCCGCGCGCTGGAGGGGGCGCGCCGCACCGCGCGGCACGCGCCCTGGCTGCCACGAGCGCTGGACGACGCCCTCATCGGCCGCGACGCCGCCGTCTGGGCGAAGGTCACGTCGGCCGCCTCCGCGCTCGACGAGGCGACCGAGGCGCTCGCGACGCTCGGGCTGCGCGCCGTCAGCCTGCCCGCCGACGTGACCGCCGCCGCGGCCGCCGGAGTGGTGCCCGCCGACCCCACCGCCACGCCCGCCGCGCGGCTGCTCGCCGTCGGCGAGGCCCTGCGCGGGCATCTGGACGACGGCGGCAACCTGCGCCGGATGTTCCGGTCCCGGGCGCAGAAGGACGCCGCCGACCTGCTCGACGGGACGACGGTCGACGGGCTCGCGCCGACCACCGCTGAGCTGCTTGACCTGGTGCTCGCCAGGCTGCGGGCCGAGGTCGCTATCGACGCCGTGGCCAGGGCCTGGGCGCTCGCCGGCGTCATGGTCGGCTTCGAGCCCCGGGCCCCGCTCGACGGGCCGGCCGGGGACGCCGCCGCGCCCGAGGCCCGGCTCGCTCGGCTCACCGAGGCCCACGACGCGCTCGGCGCGATCGTCACGGTCGTCACGGCTCGCGACCAGATCCGCACCCTGCTCGCGTCGCTGGAGGCCGAGAAGGCCGCGCGCCCGAGCCAGGCCGATCCCGCCGCGCCTTCCGTCGGCGCCGGGCTTGTCGACCTGAGCTCGACCGACACGCTGCACGACCTGGTCGACGCCGTCGCCCTGGCCCGGCTGCGACTCGCCGCCACGCAGGCTCAGGGGGAGATCGACCGGCTGCGCTCCGAGGTGCTGGCCGCCGCCGGGCGGCCGGCCTTCCCGGCCGAGCTGCGCCAGGTCGCGGCCACCCTCGCGGCCCGGGACCTGGCCGGCTACCGCGTCGCGCGCCGCCGGCTGCTGGACGCGGCCGCGGCCCGCCGGGCCACCGCCCGACGGGTGGACCTGCTCGGTCGACTGACGGCCGCGCACCCGGCCCTCGCCGAGCTGCTGGTCGCCGCGGCGGCCCAGCCCGACTCCCCGCCGCCCGCGGGCGACGCCACGTGGCCGCGCCGGCTCGCCCGTTTCGAGGCGGCCTGGTCGTGGGGCCTGGCCGCCGGCTGGCTCGCCGACGCGGACGCGGCCGGGACGGGCAGGGCCCGTGACCTGCCCGACCTCGACGCCCAGCTCGACGCCGCCGAGGACGCGGTGGCCGCGGCGACGGCCCAGCTCGCCGGGGCCAAGGCCTGGCAGCACTGCCTGGAACGCATGGGTACCCGCGAGTCGGCCGCGCTGCGTGCCTACGCCGACGCCGTCGGGGCCGGTGGCCGGTCCGGGCGGCACGCGGAGCGCTACCGGCAGGCTGCCCGGGAGGCGATGGCGATCGCCCAGACGGCCGTTCCCGCGTGGGTCATGCCGATCGGCGCGGTGCTGTCCACGATCCCCGCCGTCCGCGACAGCTTCGACGTCGTGATCGTCGACGAGGGCAGCCAGGCCGGCCTGGACAGCCTGTTCCTGCTGTGGCTCGCACCCCGGGTGATCATCGTCGGCGACGACCGGCAGTGCACGCCGCCGGTCACCCTCGGCCGCGGGGCCCTCGTCGCGGAGGCCGGCGGTGGCGGTCTCGACCACGCCGGCCCGCCGGCCGGCTGGGCGTCCGACGACGCCGACGAGCTGGACCCGATCTTCCGCCGGCTGGACGCGCTGCTGCCGGACCTGCCCGCCTGGCTGCGGGTCTCGTTCACCCCGCGCTCCAGCCTGTTCAGCCTGCTGCGAACCCGGTTCGGCGAGGTCATCCGGCTGCGCGAGCACTTCCGCTGCATGCCGGAGATCATCGAGTGGTCGTCGGCCATGTTCTACCGGGACGCGCCGCTGGTGCCGCTGCGCCAGTTCGGCGCCGACCGGCTGCCTCCGCTGCGGGCCCGGCACGTCCCGCACGGCTACACGACGGGCGAGGGCGCCGGGCTGCGCAACCCGGCCGAGGCCGAGGCGCTGGTCGCGCAGGTGCTGGAGTGCGCGGCCGACCCGCGCTATGACGGCGCCTCGTTCGGTGTCGTGGTCCTGCAGGGCACCGGCCAGGCCGAGCTGATCCGCGCGCTGTTGGGGGCGCGGCTGCCGGCCGCCGAACAGCTGCGCCGCAGGCTACGGGTCGGCACCCCGCCGGATTTCCAGGGCGACGAGCGGGACGTTGTGTTCCTGTCGATGGTCGTCGCGCCGGGCGCGCCGGCCATCGCGCTGACCCGCCAGGAGTACCAGCGGCGGTTCAACGTCGCCGCCTCGCGCGCTCGCGACCAGGTCTGGCTCTTCCACTCCGCCGGGCTCGAGGACCTCGACCCCGGCGACCTGCGGCACAGCTACCTGTCCTTCGTGCTGGCGCACAGCCAGGCCGACGAGCGGGCGGTCGAGGAGCCACCGCGCCTCGACGAGGTCGCCCCGGACATCCCGCACCCTCGGTTCGACTCGCTGTTCGAGCAGCGGGTGTTCCGCGAGCTCACGAGCGCCGGCTACCAGGTGACCCCGCAGGTGGAGGTGAACGGCCGGCGGATCGACCTGGTGGTCGCCGGTGGCCGGGCCCGCCTGGCGGTCGAGTGCGACGGGGACGCGGTCGAGACCACGGCCCAGGTCGCGCACGACTTCGCCAGGGAGCGCCAGCTGCGCCGGGCCGGCTGGCCGTTCTGGCGGGTCCGCCAGTCCGACTTCGAGTCGGACCCGGTCGCGGCCCTGGCCAGCCTGTGGCCCCGCCTCGCCGCCGCGGGCATCACTCCGGTGGACGGCTCCGCGCCATCGCGGGAGGACGGCGCGCCGGCCGTCGGCTCCGGCCCGGTCGCCACGGCGCCCACGGCCGGTTGGCGGCCCATGGCGCTGTCCGACCAGGACGGGCTCGACGACGACCTCGGCTAG
- a CDS encoding UvrD-helicase domain-containing protein has product MPAESGPAGASSAPFYVDLHVHSKYSRACSRDCDLEHLAWWAARKGIRVVGTGDFTHPAWAQELEDKLVAAEPGLFRLRPDLEQDVLRRLPASCRTATRFLLSTEISTIYKKGDRTRKVHHLLYAPDREAAGRITAALARIGNLAADGRPILGLDSRHLLEITLQSDPGSYLVPAHVWTPWFAVLGSKSGFDAVDDCYDDLAHEVFALETGLSADPEMFWRISGLDRYRLVSNSDAHSPPMLGREATALSCDLDYFAIKDALRTGAGYTGTVEFFPEEGKYHHDGHRACGVRFTPEETKASGGACPACGKPLTVGVLHRVDALADRETLHVPATAGQVRSFVALPEIVGEILGVGPKSKAVATQVGSLVERLGPELGILGDVELAAIGEAGSAELVEAVGRLRRGEVLREAGFDGEYGVIRMFAPGELGGEAATLFDLAPTVPAAKPRRAAVPSPRQPPSPASAERASSEPASSEPALVEPAVAEPVTVNPAVAEPAGEPGTLETAGLASAGGSASVLDGLDADQRAAAAVTAGPLVILAGPGTGKTRTLVHAIAHRVRERGVPAGECLAVTFTRRAADELVERLDQLLAAPRAGGGDGRPDQRVTATTFHGLGLLVIREQHIRLARGPHVQVADDAVRAELLAEALGDAAGTVAARAAAARRIGELKRRRSLGDQVRGDELAGVLARYDAALRERDLVDLDDLLALPLALLTAEPELAEGYRRRFRHVWVDEYQDVDETQYRLLRALCPPDGNLTVIGDPDQAIYSFRGADVGFFLRFEQDFPAARSAALTRNYRSTGTIVAAARRAIAPASFVPGRELVAVHPDGPDAPRSPAGQPAPAGPGGAPVLVRACASEAEEALAVVDTIEAALGGTSFHALDSFAPAQLEAGRLAAGGHLSFADIAVLYRTARQAEPVMAALARRGFPFQRRSHGPLADAPGVAALLAELRAERRDGAARSVSAALRDAAARAAERATARGTVLATVLGAGQPERPGPPHEQTDPPGASSEAEIRLGVELLAPAAASAGDDLAGFLTAVSLATEADTLDPRADRISLLTLHAAKGLEFGLVLIVGCEDGLLPMTWGRPSRLGDRAEPGQAATAGPDTAVDGRAGAATDPARGPLAEERRLFFVGITRARGRLILSHVTVGAGGTVRRAPSPFLADLDPRLLDRVTGRPGQLPRQRPAGKQLRLL; this is encoded by the coding sequence ATGCCCGCCGAGAGCGGCCCGGCGGGCGCTTCGTCGGCGCCGTTCTACGTCGACCTGCACGTGCACTCGAAGTACTCGCGGGCGTGCAGCCGCGACTGCGACCTGGAGCATCTGGCCTGGTGGGCGGCCCGCAAGGGGATCCGGGTCGTCGGAACAGGGGACTTCACCCACCCGGCGTGGGCCCAGGAGCTCGAGGACAAGCTGGTGGCGGCCGAGCCTGGGCTGTTCCGGCTGAGGCCCGACCTGGAGCAGGACGTGCTGCGGCGGCTGCCCGCGTCCTGCCGGACCGCGACCCGGTTCCTGCTGTCCACCGAGATCTCGACGATCTACAAGAAGGGCGACAGGACCCGGAAGGTCCACCATCTGCTCTACGCCCCGGACCGGGAGGCGGCCGGCCGGATCACCGCGGCCCTCGCCCGGATCGGCAACCTCGCCGCCGACGGCCGACCGATCCTCGGGCTCGACTCCCGGCACCTGCTCGAGATCACCCTCCAGTCCGACCCGGGCAGCTACCTCGTCCCCGCGCACGTCTGGACCCCGTGGTTCGCGGTCCTCGGCTCGAAGTCCGGGTTCGACGCCGTCGACGACTGCTACGACGACCTCGCGCACGAGGTCTTCGCCCTGGAGACCGGGCTGTCCGCCGACCCGGAGATGTTCTGGCGGATCTCCGGGCTCGACCGGTACCGGCTCGTGTCCAACTCGGACGCGCACTCGCCGCCCATGCTCGGCCGCGAGGCCACCGCGCTGTCCTGCGACCTGGACTATTTCGCGATCAAGGATGCGCTCCGGACCGGGGCCGGCTACACGGGGACCGTCGAGTTCTTCCCGGAGGAGGGGAAGTACCACCACGACGGCCACCGGGCCTGCGGCGTGCGCTTCACGCCCGAGGAGACCAAGGCGTCCGGCGGTGCCTGCCCGGCCTGTGGCAAGCCGCTGACCGTCGGCGTGCTGCACCGCGTCGACGCGCTCGCCGACCGGGAGACGCTCCACGTGCCGGCGACGGCCGGGCAGGTGCGCTCGTTCGTCGCGCTGCCGGAGATCGTCGGCGAGATCCTCGGGGTCGGGCCGAAGAGCAAGGCGGTGGCGACGCAGGTCGGCTCGCTCGTCGAACGGCTCGGCCCGGAGCTGGGCATCCTCGGCGACGTCGAGCTCGCCGCGATCGGTGAGGCAGGCTCGGCGGAGCTGGTCGAGGCGGTTGGCCGGCTGCGCCGTGGCGAGGTGCTGCGGGAGGCCGGCTTCGACGGCGAGTACGGCGTGATCCGGATGTTCGCCCCCGGCGAGCTCGGCGGCGAGGCGGCGACCCTGTTCGACCTGGCGCCGACCGTTCCGGCCGCGAAGCCCAGGCGAGCGGCCGTGCCAAGCCCGCGCCAGCCACCGAGTCCGGCCTCGGCTGAACGGGCCTCGTCTGAGCCGGCCTCGTCTGAGCCGGCCCTGGTCGAGCCAGCGGTGGCGGAGCCCGTCACGGTGAACCCCGCCGTGGCGGAGCCTGCCGGCGAGCCGGGGACGCTGGAGACGGCCGGGCTGGCCTCCGCCGGCGGGTCGGCGTCCGTCCTGGACGGCCTGGACGCCGACCAGCGCGCGGCGGCGGCCGTCACCGCTGGTCCGCTGGTGATCCTGGCCGGGCCCGGCACGGGCAAGACGCGGACGCTGGTACACGCGATCGCGCACCGGGTGCGGGAACGGGGCGTCCCGGCCGGGGAGTGCCTCGCCGTCACGTTCACCCGGCGGGCGGCCGACGAGCTGGTGGAACGCCTCGACCAGCTGCTCGCCGCGCCGCGGGCCGGTGGCGGGGACGGCCGGCCGGACCAGCGCGTCACGGCCACGACGTTCCACGGCCTTGGCCTGCTGGTCATCCGCGAGCAGCACATCCGGCTCGCCCGGGGCCCGCACGTCCAGGTCGCCGACGACGCGGTCCGGGCCGAGCTGCTGGCCGAGGCGCTCGGGGACGCCGCCGGCACGGTCGCCGCCCGGGCCGCGGCCGCGCGGCGGATCGGCGAGCTCAAGCGACGCCGTTCGCTGGGGGACCAGGTACGCGGCGACGAGCTGGCCGGCGTCCTCGCCCGCTACGACGCCGCGCTGCGCGAGCGCGACCTGGTGGACCTCGACGACCTGTTGGCGCTGCCGCTCGCCCTGCTGACCGCCGAGCCGGAGCTGGCCGAGGGCTACCGGCGCCGGTTCCGGCACGTCTGGGTCGACGAGTACCAGGACGTCGACGAGACCCAGTACCGGCTGCTGCGGGCACTGTGCCCGCCGGACGGGAACCTGACCGTGATCGGCGACCCGGACCAGGCGATCTACTCCTTCCGGGGCGCCGACGTCGGCTTCTTCCTGCGCTTCGAGCAGGACTTCCCGGCCGCCCGGAGTGCCGCGCTGACCCGCAACTACCGCTCGACCGGGACGATCGTCGCCGCGGCCCGGCGCGCTATCGCGCCGGCCAGCTTCGTCCCCGGCCGCGAGCTGGTCGCGGTCCACCCGGACGGCCCGGACGCGCCGCGGTCGCCGGCCGGGCAGCCGGCCCCGGCCGGGCCGGGCGGGGCGCCGGTGCTGGTACGGGCCTGCGCTAGCGAGGCGGAGGAGGCGCTCGCCGTCGTCGACACGATCGAGGCGGCCCTCGGTGGAACCTCCTTCCACGCGCTCGACAGCTTCGCACCCGCCCAGCTGGAGGCGGGCCGGCTCGCCGCCGGCGGCCACCTGTCGTTCGCCGACATCGCCGTGCTGTACCGGACCGCCCGGCAGGCCGAACCGGTCATGGCTGCGCTGGCCAGGCGCGGCTTCCCCTTCCAGCGGCGTTCGCACGGGCCGCTCGCCGACGCGCCTGGCGTCGCCGCGCTGCTCGCCGAGCTGCGGGCCGAGCGCCGGGACGGCGCGGCCCGCTCGGTGTCCGCCGCGCTGCGCGACGCGGCGGCCCGGGCCGCCGAGCGGGCCACCGCCCGCGGCACGGTGCTCGCCACGGTCCTGGGCGCGGGCCAGCCCGAGCGGCCTGGGCCGCCGCACGAGCAGACTGATCCGCCGGGCGCCTCGTCCGAGGCGGAGATCCGGCTGGGCGTCGAGCTGCTGGCGCCGGCCGCGGCCTCGGCGGGGGACGACCTGGCCGGGTTCCTCACGGCGGTCTCGCTGGCCACCGAGGCCGACACCCTCGACCCACGTGCCGACCGGATCTCGCTGCTCACCCTGCACGCCGCCAAGGGCCTGGAGTTCGGCCTGGTCCTCATCGTCGGCTGCGAGGACGGCCTGCTCCCGATGACCTGGGGCCGGCCGTCGCGCCTGGGCGACAGGGCCGAGCCCGGCCAGGCCGCGACGGCTGGACCGGACACGGCCGTCGACGGTCGGGCCGGCGCGGCGACCGATCCGGCCCGCGGCCCACTGGCCGAGGAACGGCGGCTGTTCTTCGTCGGAATCACCCGGGCCCGCGGCCGGCTCATCCTGAGCCATGTGACCGTCGGCGCCGGCGGCACCGTCAGGCGGGCCCCGTCGCCGTTCCTGGCCGACCTCGACCCGCGTCTGCTCGACCGCGTGACGGGCCGTCCCGGCCAGCTCCCGCGGCAACGGCCGGCCGGCAAACAACTCCGGCTGCTCTGA